One region of Mycobacterium riyadhense genomic DNA includes:
- a CDS encoding general stress protein, which yields MTSPFQPGQVPGANPGAAASGRHGVPGLPTPPKGWPVGSYPTYAEAQRAVDYLSEQQFPVQQVTIVGVDLMQVERVTGRLTWAKVLGGGVLSGAWLGLFIGLVLGFFSPNPWAALVTGLVAGVFFGLITSAVPYAMARGTRDFSSTMQLVAGRYDVLCDPQNAEKARDLLARLAI from the coding sequence ATGACTAGCCCATTCCAGCCCGGACAGGTACCCGGTGCAAACCCCGGCGCGGCGGCTTCGGGTCGGCACGGCGTGCCCGGATTACCCACCCCGCCCAAAGGCTGGCCGGTCGGGTCGTATCCCACCTATGCCGAGGCGCAGCGTGCCGTCGACTATCTCTCCGAGCAACAGTTCCCGGTTCAGCAGGTGACCATCGTCGGCGTCGACCTCATGCAGGTGGAGCGCGTCACCGGCCGGCTGACCTGGGCCAAAGTGCTGGGTGGCGGGGTGTTGAGTGGCGCCTGGCTTGGCCTGTTCATCGGGTTGGTGCTCGGCTTCTTCAGTCCCAACCCATGGGCCGCGCTGGTCACGGGTTTGGTCGCCGGGGTCTTCTTCGGACTGATCACCTCTGCGGTCCCGTACGCGATGGCCCGCGGCACCAGGGATTTCAGCTCGACCATGCAGTTGGTAGCCGGCCGCTACGACGTACTCTGCGATCCGCAAAACGCAGAGAAGGCACGGGATCTGTTGGCGCGTCTGGCGATCTGA
- a CDS encoding PE family protein, producing MSYLVAAPQTIVAAAAELDSVGSALSAANAAAVPPTTSLLTAGADEVSVAIAGLFSTYAQRYQALSAQIAQSCAQFAQALNNVGPSYASAEASNASPLQNVAQQVLNIINAPTEALLGRPLIGHGADASTAGSNGGDGGLLLGNGGSGAAGAAGQAGGNGGNAGLIGNGGSGGPGGSGATGGNGGAGGWLCGNGGGGGVGGGAMAGINAGNPGRGGDGGNAGLFGHGGAGADGGTGLAGADGANPTPTGTADTGSAGDDESAPTTAVGTNGGLGTAGGTGQNGGQGGPGGSANAFQGGDPADLAQATGGKGGDGGAAGANGGNGGAGGSGGAATAELNSGTVDVTEASATGGAGGNGADGGSAGGAGGAGGAGGAATAQSPENPNGIGLATGGAGGSGGDGAASAISGEAGGTGGAGGTGGRGGLLVGNGGPGGNGGAGGLGGSGAPGGGGGAGGIGGAADTTQNYETTATGTTGGDGGAGGKGGAAAAGGAGGVGGVGGDGGAAGLFGDGGDAGIGGAGGLGGAGGAGGVGGSGGAGGNGQTSFTAPGHGGGGGVGGDGGDGGGGGDGGAGGAGGTGGAAGWLWGRAGASAAAGVGGAGGVGGAGGAGGAGGAGGLGTGNPMSTDGTSGVDGDPGDSGTPGQPG from the coding sequence ATGTCATATCTGGTTGCAGCGCCGCAGACGATAGTCGCAGCGGCAGCGGAGTTGGACAGCGTTGGCTCCGCACTAAGCGCAGCCAACGCCGCAGCCGTACCGCCAACTACCAGCCTGCTCACTGCCGGTGCTGACGAAGTATCGGTAGCGATCGCCGGGCTGTTTTCCACCTACGCCCAGCGCTATCAAGCGCTCAGCGCTCAAATCGCGCAGTCTTGTGCCCAGTTTGCGCAAGCACTAAACAACGTCGGGCCCAGTTACGCCAGCGCCGAAGCCAGCAACGCCTCCCCGCTACAAAACGTGGCACAGCAGGTATTGAATATCATCAATGCGCCCACCGAGGCACTGCTCGGTCGCCCGCTGATCGGTCACGGTGCCGACGCCAGCACAGCCGGCAGCAACGGCGGCGACGGTGGACTGCTGTTGGGCAACGGCGGTAGCGGCGCCGCCGGCGCGGCTGGCCAAGCCGGTGGCAACGGTGGCAACGCTGGGCTGATTGGCAACGGTGGCAGCGGCGGACCGGGCGGATCTGGCGCAACTGGCGGCAACGGCGGGGCCGGCGGCTGGTTGTGCGGCAATGGAGGCGGTGGCGGGGTCGGCGGCGGAGCTATGGCGGGCATTAACGCGGGCAACCCGGGGCGCGGCGGTGACGGCGGCAACGCCGGCCTGTTCGGCCACGGTGGTGCGGGCGCGGACGGCGGCACCGGTCTAGCCGGGGCCGACGGTGCCAACCCCACACCGACAGGCACCGCTGACACCGGCAGCGCCGGTGACGACGAAAGCGCACCCACGACTGCCGTCGGTACCAACGGTGGCCTGGGTACTGCCGGGGGGACTGGCCAGAACGGTGGTCAAGGTGGGCCCGGCGGCTCGGCAAATGCGTTCCAGGGAGGCGACCCTGCTGATCTTGCGCAGGCCACGGGCGGCAAGGGCGGCGACGGGGGTGCGGCGGGCGCCAATGGCGGTAACGGAGGGGCGGGCGGGTCCGGTGGGGCTGCGACGGCCGAGCTCAACAGCGGCACCGTCGATGTCACCGAGGCCTCCGCTACCGGCGGCGCTGGCGGCAACGGAGCTGACGGCGGCTCCGCCGGCGGCGCGGGCGGCGCCGGCGGCGCGGGCGGGGCCGCGACGGCTCAAAGTCCTGAAAATCCCAACGGCATCGGTCTCGCGACCGGCGGAGCCGGGGGGAGCGGAGGTGACGGGGCGGCCAGTGCTATCTCCGGCGAAGCCGGCGGAACGGGGGGCGCTGGGGGTACCGGTGGTCGTGGCGGACTGCTCGTCGGCAACGGCGGACCCGGCGGCAACGGGGGCGCTGGCGGCCTCGGAGGATCCGGCGCCCCCGGCGGCGGGGGCGGTGCCGGGGGCATCGGGGGAGCGGCCGACACCACTCAAAATTATGAGACCACGGCAACCGGTACGACCGGCGGTGATGGTGGAGCCGGCGGCAAGGGCGGCGCTGCGGCCGCGGGTGGAGCCGGGGGGGTGGGCGGTGTCGGTGGCGACGGCGGCGCCGCGGGGCTGTTCGGCGACGGCGGCGACGCTGGTATTGGCGGTGCTGGCGGTCTTGGTGGCGCCGGCGGCGCGGGCGGTGTTGGCGGAAGTGGTGGCGCCGGCGGGAACGGACAAACCTCGTTCACGGCTCCGGGCCATGGCGGTGGCGGCGGTGTTGGTGGTGACGGGGGTGACGGCGGTGGTGGCGGTGACGGTGGAGCGGGAGGCGCCGGCGGCACCGGCGGGGCTGCGGGATGGCTTTGGGGCCGGGCGGGTGCAAGCGCTGCTGCGGGTGTAGGTGGGGCTGGCGGCGTCGGCGGTGCGGGTGGTGCGGGCGGAGCCGGCGGTGCGGGTGGCCTCGGTACCGGCAACCCGATGTCCACAGACGGCACTTCCGGTGTCGATGGCGATCCTGGGGACAGCGGCACACCCGGCCAACCCGGCTGA
- a CDS encoding TetR family transcriptional regulator, whose amino-acid sequence MTEGTCNVENVRSLNITQASHGPTRRRTQQERREQTRRALIAAVLDLTTSGAAFDGLSLRQVTQGARVAPSAFYRYFSSMDDLGLAVVEECFRRLRSPLAGASSVDNSASPGSIVKKGVRMLCEYVTQDHRHLAFVARQRAAGNPVLRRAVRQEIRLLTSQMATFLARFDPLNRWSVRDVEMLASLIVVTLTSGIDSMLEILTSDRSDPNSPELQGVAVGLQRQVFFILGAVPAWRST is encoded by the coding sequence GTGACGGAAGGAACATGCAACGTAGAAAACGTTCGTTCTCTAAATATCACGCAGGCAAGCCATGGGCCCACGCGTCGGCGCACCCAACAGGAGCGGCGGGAACAGACCCGTCGGGCCCTCATTGCCGCGGTGCTCGACCTCACTACTTCTGGTGCGGCATTCGACGGATTGAGCCTGCGTCAGGTCACGCAGGGCGCCCGAGTGGCGCCCTCGGCCTTCTATCGGTACTTCAGCTCGATGGATGACTTGGGACTGGCAGTCGTCGAGGAGTGTTTTCGAAGGCTGCGCTCACCGCTGGCTGGCGCTTCCTCTGTCGACAACAGCGCGTCCCCGGGGTCCATCGTGAAAAAGGGGGTCCGAATGCTCTGCGAATATGTCACGCAGGACCACCGGCATTTGGCCTTCGTCGCCCGTCAAAGGGCCGCCGGAAACCCTGTGCTGCGCCGCGCGGTGAGACAGGAGATCCGACTGCTCACCAGTCAGATGGCCACGTTCCTGGCACGCTTCGACCCCCTCAATAGATGGTCGGTCCGTGACGTGGAAATGTTGGCGTCTCTCATCGTGGTCACGCTGACATCCGGAATCGATTCGATGCTCGAGATCTTGACCAGTGACCGCTCAGATCCCAATTCCCCAGAGCTGCAAGGTGTTGCGGTAGGGCTGCAACGTCAAGTGTTCTTTATCCTGGGGGCGGTTCCCGCTTGGCGCAGCACCTGA
- the rd gene encoding rubredoxin, with protein MSVGTVQLWICVRCGMIYDPAEGDPDGGIPPGTAFADIPEGWVCPVCGASKSDFVPYED; from the coding sequence ATGAGCGTGGGAACAGTCCAGCTGTGGATCTGCGTGCGTTGCGGCATGATTTATGACCCTGCCGAGGGGGATCCAGATGGAGGTATCCCGCCCGGAACGGCCTTCGCTGATATCCCGGAGGGATGGGTCTGTCCGGTGTGCGGTGCGAGCAAGTCCGACTTCGTACCGTATGAGGACTGA
- a CDS encoding lytic transglycosylase domain-containing protein, producing MRIRGRWGAHPAAAAVRQRAIRLAQPAFGVAVIVPLVFAGAVAGAAPSFRGKTPPLRSAITPVAAVAPSPHTDLSGPVVISIERLPTSFHVAAATTSAPPPPMIVNSPGALGIPIMALSAYRNAEQKMAAAAPGCGISWNLLAGIGRIESMHANGGAVDAHGTAVNPIYGPALDGTLPGNEIIIQSNVGNRVTYARAMGPMQFLPGTWARYAVDGDGDGVPDPQNIFDSTLAAARYLCSGGLNLRDPGQVMAAILRYNNSMPYAQNVLGWAAAYATGVVPVDLPPITGPPPPIGDAHLEHPEGLGPDLPLNQNGLGVNDPLGQHMPLIDFGPPRPLPQYPMPPMPPMWPWLQQPPAPAPLAPQPGCTLICITSQNLPDAPPPGVGPMPPPAAPVPPAGPPPPTPSPPAPGEPALTPVS from the coding sequence GTGCGCATACGCGGACGCTGGGGTGCTCACCCGGCCGCCGCTGCGGTGCGCCAGCGGGCAATTCGCCTGGCGCAGCCGGCATTCGGTGTGGCGGTGATCGTCCCTTTAGTGTTCGCCGGAGCGGTCGCCGGCGCGGCTCCCTCATTCCGCGGCAAGACCCCGCCGTTGCGTTCCGCAATCACCCCGGTAGCCGCGGTTGCCCCGTCCCCGCACACTGACCTGTCCGGCCCGGTCGTCATCTCCATCGAGCGTCTACCGACCAGCTTCCACGTCGCCGCCGCCACCACATCGGCCCCGCCACCGCCGATGATCGTGAATTCACCTGGCGCGCTAGGCATTCCGATCATGGCGCTGTCTGCGTATCGGAATGCCGAGCAGAAGATGGCAGCAGCCGCCCCCGGCTGCGGCATCAGCTGGAACCTGTTGGCGGGCATCGGGCGCATCGAGTCGATGCATGCAAACGGCGGCGCCGTTGACGCACACGGCACCGCGGTCAACCCGATCTACGGACCGGCGCTGGACGGCACATTGCCCGGCAACGAGATCATCATTCAGAGCAACGTCGGCAATCGCGTCACCTACGCCCGCGCGATGGGGCCCATGCAGTTCCTGCCCGGCACCTGGGCGCGATACGCGGTCGACGGCGACGGTGATGGCGTGCCCGACCCACAGAACATATTTGACTCGACGCTGGCAGCGGCCCGGTACTTGTGCAGCGGCGGGCTCAACCTGCGGGACCCGGGCCAGGTCATGGCCGCGATCCTGCGTTACAACAACTCGATGCCCTACGCCCAGAACGTGCTGGGCTGGGCCGCGGCATACGCCACCGGCGTGGTCCCGGTCGACCTGCCGCCGATCACCGGACCGCCGCCGCCTATCGGCGACGCACACCTCGAGCATCCCGAGGGACTCGGGCCCGACTTGCCGCTGAACCAAAACGGCCTCGGGGTCAACGACCCGCTGGGGCAACACATGCCGCTGATCGACTTCGGTCCGCCCCGGCCCCTGCCGCAATATCCGATGCCTCCGATGCCACCGATGTGGCCGTGGCTGCAGCAACCACCCGCCCCTGCGCCGCTGGCGCCGCAGCCTGGATGCACGCTGATCTGCATTACCTCCCAGAACCTGCCTGACGCGCCGCCACCCGGGGTCGGCCCGATGCCGCCGCCCGCTGCACCGGTGCCGCCGGCCGGCCCGCCGCCGCCTACGCCCAGCCCTCCGGCGCCCGGCGAGCCGGCACTCACGCCGGTCAGCTGA
- a CDS encoding DUF1003 domain-containing protein produces MSRSSTTRGLYTPRTSRPFAPRLDPEAVGKTTESIARFFGTGRYLLVQTLFVLTWIVLNVFAVRLRWDPYPFILLNLAFSTQASYAAPLILLAQNRQENRDRVALEEDRRRAAQTKADTEYLARELAALRLAIGEVATRDYLRHELESLRNLLAELQPAQTKSPETGRIRLTDGAERRAKKSR; encoded by the coding sequence GTGAGCAGATCCTCAACGACGCGGGGCCTGTACACCCCCCGGACATCGCGCCCGTTTGCGCCGCGACTCGACCCCGAGGCCGTCGGGAAGACGACTGAATCCATCGCCCGGTTCTTCGGCACCGGCCGTTACCTGCTGGTGCAGACGCTCTTCGTCTTGACGTGGATCGTGCTGAACGTGTTCGCAGTCCGCCTGCGCTGGGATCCCTACCCATTCATCCTGCTCAACCTGGCTTTCTCCACACAGGCCTCCTATGCCGCCCCGCTGATTCTGCTCGCGCAAAACCGCCAGGAAAACCGCGACCGCGTCGCGTTGGAGGAGGATCGTCGGCGGGCCGCACAAACCAAGGCCGACACCGAGTACTTGGCCCGCGAGCTGGCCGCGCTGCGGCTGGCCATCGGCGAGGTCGCCACGCGTGACTACCTCCGCCACGAATTGGAGAGCCTGCGCAACCTGCTAGCCGAGCTGCAGCCGGCTCAAACAAAATCGCCGGAAACCGGGCGGATCCGGCTGACGGACGGCGCGGAGCGGCGTGCTAAGAAATCCAGGTGA
- a CDS encoding fatty acid desaturase, with the protein MRIATRLPAERSLAPADADRIADIRSQLIGIGDNFRRRHPLIARHQDTIGLAIFVTSIAGVLADAVLYAIGALPWWVVVPVTAFWLSLLHELEHDLIHSMYFRNRRWVHNFMLFGVWFFRPSTINPWIRRRLHLHHHEVSGTDSDFEERAITNGEGWGTHRLVSLLDSMIGIYTKRMRMRSIVKDYIKHQARTREEARQLVTESKLAYFPLGNVHYALWHLVIGLHIYELAAGVTIRGWAMTGLDFIAVTLLAPNALRTFCLHFVSSNMHYFGDVEKYNVLQQTQVWTAKWLLPFHILCFNFGATHAIHHFLVRDPFYIREAIKTPCQQVLRANGVRFNDFGTFKRANRFGVPLAPIAK; encoded by the coding sequence ATGCGGATCGCGACTAGACTTCCAGCGGAACGAAGCCTCGCTCCAGCGGACGCCGATCGGATCGCGGACATCCGGTCCCAGCTGATCGGCATCGGCGACAATTTCCGCCGTCGCCATCCCTTGATTGCTCGGCACCAGGACACCATCGGTTTGGCGATCTTTGTGACCTCGATCGCCGGTGTGCTAGCCGACGCGGTCCTCTACGCGATCGGAGCGTTGCCTTGGTGGGTGGTGGTCCCGGTGACCGCGTTCTGGCTGTCACTCCTTCACGAACTCGAGCACGACCTCATCCACTCGATGTACTTCCGCAATCGCCGCTGGGTGCATAACTTCATGCTGTTCGGCGTGTGGTTCTTCCGGCCAAGCACCATCAACCCGTGGATCCGCCGGCGCCTACACCTACACCATCACGAGGTGTCCGGGACCGACTCCGATTTCGAAGAACGCGCCATCACCAATGGCGAGGGCTGGGGCACCCACCGCCTCGTGAGCCTCCTGGACTCGATGATCGGCATCTACACCAAGCGCATGCGGATGCGCTCGATCGTTAAGGATTACATCAAGCACCAGGCCCGCACCCGCGAAGAGGCGCGTCAGCTGGTGACCGAAAGCAAGCTGGCCTACTTCCCGCTGGGAAACGTGCATTATGCGTTGTGGCACCTGGTGATAGGTCTTCACATCTACGAGCTTGCCGCAGGGGTCACCATCCGCGGATGGGCCATGACCGGGCTGGACTTCATCGCCGTCACGCTGCTTGCGCCCAACGCGCTGCGGACATTTTGCCTGCACTTCGTAAGCTCGAACATGCATTACTTCGGCGACGTAGAGAAATACAACGTCCTCCAGCAGACCCAGGTATGGACCGCGAAATGGCTTCTGCCGTTTCACATCTTGTGCTTCAACTTCGGCGCCACGCATGCCATCCACCACTTCCTGGTGCGGGATCCGTTCTACATCCGCGAGGCCATCAAGACCCCCTGCCAGCAGGTGCTCCGCGCCAACGGGGTCCGGTTCAACGACTTCGGGACCTTCAAGCGGGCCAACAGGTTTGGCGTGCCGTTGGCGCCGATAGCGAAGTAG
- a CDS encoding DUF4190 domain-containing protein, translating into MTAPGGSYDESAHAGSAWASPAGEQPYPPPAYQPPGYQPYGGPPPYGAFPPGLPGPPGPPGFGPPSYPGGYYPAPDYLGSYGTMQAGTNALAIASLVTSIVGVLSCGIASIVAIVLGAVALNQVKQTREEGYGLAVAGIVIGIATLLVFLIIALFTL; encoded by the coding sequence ATGACTGCTCCCGGCGGCTCCTACGACGAGAGTGCACACGCGGGCTCGGCTTGGGCCTCTCCGGCGGGTGAGCAGCCCTACCCACCCCCGGCGTATCAACCACCCGGCTACCAGCCCTACGGCGGGCCGCCGCCGTACGGCGCGTTTCCACCCGGTCTACCCGGTCCGCCCGGTCCACCCGGCTTTGGACCGCCGTCGTATCCGGGCGGGTATTACCCCGCACCGGACTACCTGGGCAGCTACGGGACCATGCAGGCGGGGACCAACGCCCTGGCGATCGCATCGCTGGTCACCTCGATCGTCGGTGTGCTCAGTTGTGGCATCGCCTCGATCGTGGCCATCGTGCTCGGCGCGGTCGCGCTCAACCAGGTCAAGCAGACTCGGGAAGAGGGCTACGGCCTCGCGGTGGCCGGCATCGTGATCGGCATCGCGACCCTGCTGGTCTTTCTGATCATCGCGTTATTCACCCTTTAG
- a CDS encoding Mrp/NBP35 family ATP-binding protein produces MSGTPADDLTGAVRTALSKVIDPELRRPITELGMVKSIDVDADGGVHVEIYLTIAGCPKKSEISERVTAAVADVPGTGAVRVSLDVMSDEQRAELRKQLRGDAREPVIPFAQPSSVTRVYAVASGKGGVGKSTVTVNLAAAMAARGLSVGVLDADIHGHSIPRMMGTTDRPTQVESMILPPIAHEVKVISIAQFTQGNTPVVWRGPMLHRALQQFLADVYWGDLDVLLLDLPPGTGDIAISVAQLIPNAEILVVTTPQLAAAEVAERAGSIALQTRQRIVGVVENMSGLMLPDGTTMQVFGEGGGQQVAERLSRAVGADVPLLGQIPLDPALVSAGDSGTPLVLSAPDSAVGKELLSIADSLSSRRRGLAGMSLGLDPTHR; encoded by the coding sequence ATGTCCGGAACACCAGCTGACGACCTGACCGGCGCTGTTCGCACCGCGCTGTCGAAAGTGATCGACCCCGAACTGCGGCGCCCCATCACCGAGCTCGGGATGGTTAAGAGCATCGACGTGGACGCCGACGGAGGCGTGCACGTCGAGATCTATCTGACCATCGCCGGCTGCCCCAAGAAGTCCGAGATCAGCGAGCGCGTCACCGCCGCCGTCGCCGACGTTCCTGGCACCGGAGCCGTCAGGGTCAGCCTGGATGTGATGAGCGACGAGCAACGCGCCGAGCTGCGCAAGCAGTTGCGCGGTGACGCACGCGAGCCGGTGATCCCCTTCGCCCAACCCAGCTCTGTGACCCGGGTGTATGCGGTCGCCTCCGGCAAGGGCGGGGTCGGCAAATCCACCGTCACGGTCAATCTGGCCGCGGCGATGGCCGCCCGCGGCCTGTCCGTCGGCGTGCTGGATGCCGATATTCATGGCCACTCCATTCCCCGCATGATGGGCACCACCGACCGCCCCACCCAGGTCGAGTCGATGATCCTGCCGCCCATCGCGCACGAGGTGAAGGTCATTTCGATCGCCCAGTTCACCCAGGGCAACACGCCGGTGGTGTGGCGCGGCCCGATGCTGCACCGGGCGTTGCAGCAGTTTTTGGCCGACGTGTATTGGGGCGATCTGGATGTGCTGTTGCTCGACCTGCCACCCGGCACCGGCGACATCGCCATCTCGGTGGCTCAACTGATCCCCAACGCCGAAATCCTGGTGGTGACCACGCCGCAACTGGCGGCCGCCGAGGTGGCCGAGCGCGCCGGCAGCATCGCGCTGCAGACGCGGCAGCGCATCGTGGGCGTCGTGGAAAACATGTCTGGGTTGATGTTGCCGGACGGCACGACGATGCAGGTATTCGGCGAGGGCGGCGGTCAGCAGGTCGCCGAGCGGCTGTCGCGTGCGGTCGGAGCCGACGTACCGCTGCTGGGTCAGATCCCGCTGGATCCCGCGTTGGTGTCCGCCGGTGATTCGGGCACACCCCTGGTGTTGAGCGCGCCCGACTCGGCGGTGGGCAAAGAACTGCTCAGCATCGCCGACAGCTTGTCCTCACGACGGCGCGGGCTGGCAGGCATGTCACTCGGGCTCGACCCGACGCATCGCTAA
- a CDS encoding magnesium transporter MgtE N-terminal domain-containing protein, translating to MGSVNRVYLARLSRMMVLGPLGESFGRVRDVVISISIVRQQPRVLGLVVDLATRRSIFIPILRVAAIEPKAVTLNTGNVSLRHFEQRPGEVLAMGQVLDTPVKVTDPDLPELAGADVVITDLGVEQTRTRDWVVTRVAVRSQRRLGRRGPVHIVDWQHVHGLTPSALAMPGQEVAQLLDQFEGRRAVDVADAIRGLPSKRRFEVYQALDDERLADILQELPEADQAEVLSQLGTERAADVLEAMDPDDAADLLGVLNPTDAEMLLTRMDPDDSDPVRRLLKHSPDTAGGLMTSEPVVLTPDTSVAEALARVRDPDLTPALSSMVFVARPPTDTPTGHYLGCVPLQRLLREPPAELVGGLIDTDLLTLNPETPLGAATRYFAAYNLVCGPVVDDESHLLGAVTVDDLLDHLLPHDWRVDVQKLDPAGRPARSGGLL from the coding sequence ATGGGATCGGTCAACCGGGTCTATTTGGCGCGGCTCTCGCGGATGATGGTACTGGGGCCACTGGGCGAATCCTTCGGGCGCGTCCGTGACGTCGTCATCAGCATCAGCATCGTCCGCCAACAGCCGCGCGTCCTGGGACTGGTCGTCGATCTGGCGACCCGCCGCAGCATCTTCATACCGATCCTGCGCGTAGCCGCGATCGAGCCCAAGGCGGTGACACTCAACACCGGCAACGTGTCACTGCGTCACTTCGAGCAGCGCCCGGGCGAGGTGCTGGCGATGGGGCAGGTTCTCGACACTCCCGTGAAGGTCACCGATCCGGACCTACCCGAACTGGCCGGCGCCGATGTCGTGATCACCGACCTCGGCGTCGAACAAACAAGAACACGCGACTGGGTGGTGACTCGGGTCGCCGTCCGCAGCCAACGACGGCTGGGGCGGCGCGGTCCGGTGCACATCGTCGATTGGCAACACGTGCACGGGTTGACGCCATCCGCCTTGGCAATGCCGGGTCAGGAAGTCGCGCAGCTGCTGGACCAGTTCGAGGGGCGCCGTGCCGTCGATGTGGCCGACGCCATCCGCGGACTTCCGAGCAAGCGCCGCTTTGAGGTTTACCAGGCGCTTGACGACGAACGGCTGGCCGACATTCTGCAAGAGTTGCCCGAGGCGGATCAGGCCGAGGTGCTGTCACAACTGGGCACCGAACGGGCGGCCGATGTGCTGGAAGCGATGGATCCCGATGACGCCGCCGACCTGCTGGGCGTGCTGAATCCGACCGATGCGGAGATGCTGCTGACCCGGATGGATCCCGACGATTCCGACCCGGTGCGACGGCTGCTGAAGCACTCCCCCGACACCGCCGGCGGCTTGATGACCTCCGAACCGGTGGTGCTGACCCCGGACACGTCGGTTGCCGAGGCGCTGGCCCGGGTGCGCGATCCCGACCTGACGCCCGCACTGTCATCGATGGTGTTCGTGGCGCGCCCGCCCACGGACACTCCCACCGGGCACTACCTGGGCTGCGTGCCGCTGCAGCGACTGTTGCGCGAGCCACCCGCCGAGCTGGTCGGCGGGCTCATCGACACCGACCTGCTTACCCTGAACCCGGAGACCCCGCTGGGTGCCGCCACCCGCTACTTCGCCGCCTACAACCTGGTGTGCGGGCCGGTGGTCGACGACGAAAGCCACCTGTTAGGAGCGGTGACCGTGGACGACCTGCTCGATCACCTGCTACCCCATGACTGGCGCGTGGACGTGCAGAAGCTAGACCCCGCCGGCAGACCCGCGAGATCCGGAGGATTGCTGTGA